From a single Paraburkholderia sp. D15 genomic region:
- a CDS encoding AI-2E family transporter — MAKRNQARDDGQVQDLRPRPVRLTSDMSLPKLSAVEIGSYVVMLLGMWAVIELKLLGALLAGLLVYQLVHTIAPRIERHMSSKRARWLAVVILSVVIVGSLTGITLGIIAHFENDVPSVQKLLDQAMQLVDEARGRIPQFIAKYLPVDTEQMKTKATELMQTHANMLQQSGKTAARAFTHILIGMIIGAIIAVGAQKHMQRLPLSTAFVARVTRFADAFRRIVFAQVKISAINAVFTGIFLLVVLPIFHDRLPLSKTLVLVTFIVGLLPVIGNLISNTIIVAVALSVSFPAAVMSLVFLILIHKLEYFLNARIVGGQIEARAWELLIAMLVMEAAFGIPGVVAAPIFYAYIKRELIYLRLV; from the coding sequence ATGGCCAAGCGGAATCAGGCGCGCGACGACGGGCAAGTGCAGGACCTACGCCCACGCCCGGTCAGGCTGACGAGCGACATGAGCCTGCCGAAACTGTCGGCGGTCGAAATCGGCAGTTATGTCGTGATGCTGCTCGGCATGTGGGCGGTGATCGAGTTGAAGCTGCTCGGCGCGTTGCTCGCCGGGCTGCTGGTGTACCAACTGGTGCATACGATCGCGCCGCGCATCGAGCGTCATATGTCGAGCAAGCGGGCGCGCTGGCTGGCCGTGGTGATTCTGTCGGTGGTGATCGTCGGGTCGCTGACGGGCATCACGCTGGGGATCATCGCCCACTTCGAGAACGACGTGCCGAGCGTGCAGAAGCTGCTCGATCAGGCAATGCAACTGGTCGACGAAGCGCGCGGCCGCATTCCGCAGTTCATCGCCAAGTATCTGCCGGTCGATACCGAACAGATGAAGACCAAGGCCACCGAACTGATGCAGACGCACGCCAACATGCTGCAGCAAAGCGGCAAGACGGCGGCGCGCGCGTTCACGCATATTCTGATCGGCATGATCATCGGCGCGATCATCGCGGTCGGCGCGCAGAAGCATATGCAGCGGCTGCCGTTGTCCACGGCGTTCGTCGCGCGCGTCACGCGCTTCGCCGATGCGTTCCGCCGCATCGTGTTCGCGCAGGTGAAGATTTCCGCGATCAACGCGGTGTTCACCGGCATCTTCCTGCTGGTGGTCCTGCCGATCTTCCACGACCGCCTGCCGCTGTCGAAAACGCTTGTGCTGGTGACCTTCATCGTCGGCTTGCTGCCGGTGATCGGCAATCTGATCTCGAACACGATCATCGTCGCGGTGGCGCTATCGGTGAGCTTTCCGGCGGCGGTGATGTCGCTGGTTTTCCTGATCCTGATTCACAAGCTCGAATACTTTCTCAACGCACGGATCGTCGGCGGACAGATCGAAGCGCGCGCATGGGAACTGTTGATCGCGATGCTGGTGATGGAAGCCGCGTTCGGCATTCCGGGTGTGGTCGCCGCGCCGATTTTTTATGCGTATATCAAGCGGGAGCTGATTTATTTGCGGCTGGTGTGA
- the uvrA gene encoding excinuclease ABC subunit UvrA, which translates to MEQIRIRGARTHNLKNVNLDLPRHKLVVITGLSGSGKSSLAFDTLYAEGQRRYVESLSAYARQFLQLMEKPDVDLIEGLSPAISIEQKATSHNPRSTVGTVTEIHDYLRLLFARVGTPYCPDHEIPLEAQSVSQMVDAALALPDETRLMILAPVVADRKGEHVELFEEMQAQGFIRFRVRSGGGTANEGVAKIYEVDSLPKLKKNDKHTIDVVIDRLKVRPDMKQRLAESFETALRLADGRAIALEMDTDKEKLFSSKFACPICSYSLQELEPRLFSFNNPMGACPECDGLGQITFFDPKRVVAHPSLSLAAGAVKGWDRRNQFYFQMLQSLAAFYEFDIDTAVEDLPEKVRKILLFGSGKQEIPFSYINERGRTSVREHVFEGIIPNLERRYRETDSVAVREELAKYQNNQPCPACAGTRLRREARFVRIGADSDARGIFEISGWPLRDALGYFQTLRLEGSKREIADKVVKEIVARLMFLNNVGLDYLSLERSAETLSGGEAQRIRLASQIGSGLTGVMYVLDEPSIGLHQRDNDRLIATLKHLRDLGNSVIVVEHDEDMIRMADYVVDMGPGAGEHGGMVIAEGTPKQVQANAASMTGQYMSGARSIEFPDERKEPDERRLRIVEAYGNNLRHVSLDLPVGLLTCVTGVSGSGKSTLINDTLYHAVSHHLYGSSTEPAPYESIEGLEHFDKVINVDQSPIGRTPRSNPATYTGLFTPIRELFAGVPAAKERGYDPGRFSFNVKGGRCESCQGDGVLKVEMHFLPDVYVPCDVCHGKRYNRETLDVQYKGKNISEVLDMTVENAYEFFKAVPVVARKLKTLLDVGLGYIRLGQSATTLSGGEAQRVKLSLELSKRDTGRTLYILDEPTTGLHFHDIALLLEVIHRLRDHGNTVVIIEHNLDVIKTADWVIDLGPEGGAGGGQIIAQGTPEQVAKSKASFTGKYLAPLLKRAASKK; encoded by the coding sequence GTGGAACAAATCCGTATTCGTGGGGCTCGCACCCACAACCTGAAGAACGTCAACCTCGATCTTCCACGTCACAAGCTCGTCGTCATCACGGGCCTTTCGGGCTCGGGCAAATCGTCGCTGGCGTTCGACACGCTCTATGCGGAAGGCCAGCGCCGCTACGTCGAAAGTCTGTCGGCCTACGCACGCCAGTTCCTGCAATTGATGGAAAAGCCGGACGTCGATCTGATCGAAGGGCTGTCGCCGGCGATCTCGATCGAACAGAAGGCGACCTCGCACAACCCGCGCTCCACGGTCGGCACGGTCACGGAAATCCACGATTACCTGCGGCTATTGTTCGCACGGGTCGGCACGCCGTATTGCCCGGATCACGAGATCCCGCTGGAAGCGCAAAGCGTCTCGCAGATGGTCGACGCCGCGCTCGCGTTGCCGGACGAAACCCGCTTGATGATCCTCGCGCCGGTCGTGGCCGACCGCAAGGGCGAGCACGTCGAGCTGTTCGAGGAAATGCAGGCGCAGGGCTTCATCCGGTTTCGCGTGCGTTCGGGCGGCGGCACCGCCAACGAAGGCGTCGCCAAAATCTATGAAGTCGACTCGCTGCCGAAGCTGAAGAAAAACGACAAGCACACCATCGACGTGGTGATCGACCGTCTGAAGGTGCGGCCGGACATGAAGCAGCGCCTCGCCGAATCGTTCGAAACGGCGTTGCGTCTCGCCGACGGCCGTGCGATCGCGCTTGAAATGGATACGGACAAGGAGAAGCTGTTCAGCTCGAAGTTCGCCTGCCCGATCTGCTCGTACTCGCTGCAGGAACTGGAGCCGCGGCTCTTCTCGTTCAATAACCCGATGGGCGCGTGCCCGGAATGCGACGGCCTGGGTCAGATCACCTTCTTCGATCCGAAGCGGGTGGTCGCGCATCCGTCGTTGTCGCTGGCGGCCGGCGCGGTGAAGGGCTGGGACCGGCGCAATCAGTTCTACTTCCAGATGCTGCAGAGTCTCGCCGCGTTCTACGAGTTCGATATCGACACGGCGGTCGAGGATCTGCCGGAAAAGGTCCGCAAGATCCTGCTGTTCGGCTCGGGCAAGCAGGAGATTCCGTTCTCGTACATCAACGAGCGCGGCCGCACGTCGGTGCGCGAACACGTGTTCGAAGGGATCATCCCGAATCTGGAGCGGCGCTATCGCGAGACCGACTCGGTCGCGGTGCGCGAGGAACTCGCCAAGTATCAGAACAACCAGCCCTGCCCCGCTTGCGCGGGCACGCGGCTGCGCCGCGAGGCGCGCTTCGTGCGGATCGGCGCGGACAGCGACGCGCGCGGCATCTTCGAAATCAGCGGCTGGCCGCTGCGCGATGCGCTCGGCTATTTCCAGACGCTGCGTCTGGAAGGCTCGAAGCGCGAAATCGCCGACAAGGTGGTCAAGGAAATCGTCGCGCGGCTGATGTTCCTGAATAACGTCGGGCTCGATTACCTGTCGCTCGAACGCAGCGCGGAAACGCTGTCGGGCGGCGAGGCGCAGCGCATCCGGCTCGCGTCGCAGATCGGCTCGGGCCTGACCGGCGTGATGTACGTGCTGGACGAACCGTCGATCGGTCTGCATCAGCGCGACAACGACCGGCTGATCGCGACGCTCAAGCATCTGCGCGATCTCGGCAATTCGGTGATCGTCGTCGAGCATGACGAGGACATGATCCGCATGGCCGACTATGTGGTCGACATGGGACCGGGCGCGGGCGAACACGGCGGCATGGTGATCGCGGAAGGCACGCCCAAACAGGTGCAGGCGAACGCCGCGTCGATGACCGGACAGTACATGTCCGGTGCGCGCAGCATCGAGTTTCCGGACGAGCGCAAGGAACCGGACGAACGGCGTCTGCGCATCGTCGAGGCATACGGCAACAATCTGCGGCACGTGTCGCTCGATCTGCCGGTGGGTCTGCTGACCTGCGTGACCGGCGTGTCCGGCTCCGGCAAGTCGACGCTGATCAACGACACGCTGTACCACGCGGTCTCGCATCACCTGTACGGATCGTCGACGGAGCCGGCGCCGTACGAATCGATCGAAGGCCTCGAACATTTCGACAAGGTGATCAACGTCGACCAGTCGCCGATCGGCCGCACGCCGCGTTCGAATCCGGCCACCTACACCGGGCTGTTCACGCCGATCCGCGAGCTGTTCGCGGGCGTGCCGGCGGCCAAGGAGCGCGGCTACGATCCGGGCCGTTTCTCGTTCAACGTGAAGGGCGGCCGCTGCGAATCCTGCCAGGGCGACGGCGTGCTGAAGGTCGAGATGCACTTTCTGCCGGACGTCTACGTGCCCTGCGACGTCTGCCACGGCAAGCGCTACAACCGCGAAACGCTGGACGTCCAGTACAAGGGCAAGAACATCAGCGAAGTGCTCGACATGACGGTGGAGAACGCCTACGAGTTCTTCAAGGCGGTGCCGGTCGTCGCGCGCAAGCTGAAAACCTTGCTGGACGTGGGGCTGGGCTATATCCGCCTGGGCCAGTCGGCCACCACGCTGTCGGGCGGCGAGGCGCAGCGGGTCAAACTTTCGCTGGAACTGAGCAAGCGCGATACGGGTCGCACGTTATACATCCTCGACGAGCCGACCACCGGTCTGCACTTCCACGACATCGCACTGCTGCTGGAAGTGATCCACCGGCTACGCGATCACGGCAATACCGTCGTGATCATCGAGCATAATCTGGATGTAATAAAGACCGCCGACTGGGTCATCGACCTCGGTCCGGAAGGCGGCGCCGGCGGCGGTCAGATCATCGCCCAAGGCACGCCGGAGCAGGTGGCCAAGTCGAAGGCAAGTTTTACCGGCAAGTATCTGGCGCCGTTGCTCAAACGCGCGGCCAGCAAAAAGTAA
- a CDS encoding MFS transporter, translated as MSNPSATSSRMSAPELRATMSLAAIFALRMLGLFMIMPVFSVYAKTIPGGDNLLLVGIALGAYGVTQSMLYIFYGWVSDKIGRKPVIAAGLLIFALGSFVAAGAHDMTWIIVGRVIQGMGAVSSAVIAFIADLTAEEHRTKAMAMVGGSIGVSFAVAIVGAPIVFQWLGMSGLFTLVGVFAILAIGLVLWVVPDAPKPVHVRAPFAEVLHNVELLRLNFGVLVLHATQTALFLVVPRILVAGGLPVASHWKVYLPVMGLSFVMMVPAIIAAEKRGKMKIVLLSAIGLILIGQLLLGVAPHTILTVAAILFVYFLGFNILEASQPSLVSKLAPGTRKGAAAGVYNTTQSIGLALGGVVGGWLLKVDGASAVFFTCSGLVLCWLIIAANMKQPPRKA; from the coding sequence ATGTCCAATCCATCCGCAACTTCCTCGCGCATGAGCGCGCCTGAACTACGCGCGACCATGTCGCTGGCCGCGATCTTCGCGCTGCGCATGCTCGGTCTGTTCATGATCATGCCGGTGTTCTCGGTCTACGCGAAAACGATCCCGGGCGGCGACAACCTGCTGCTGGTGGGCATCGCGCTCGGCGCGTACGGCGTCACGCAGTCCATGCTCTATATCTTCTACGGCTGGGTGTCGGACAAGATCGGCCGCAAGCCGGTCATCGCGGCCGGGCTGCTGATCTTCGCGCTCGGCAGCTTCGTCGCGGCGGGCGCGCACGACATGACGTGGATCATCGTCGGCCGCGTGATTCAGGGGATGGGCGCGGTGTCGTCGGCGGTGATCGCGTTCATCGCCGATCTGACGGCGGAAGAGCATCGCACCAAGGCGATGGCGATGGTGGGCGGCAGCATCGGCGTGTCGTTCGCGGTGGCGATCGTCGGTGCGCCGATCGTGTTCCAGTGGCTCGGCATGAGCGGACTGTTCACGCTGGTCGGCGTGTTCGCGATTCTGGCGATCGGCCTCGTGCTGTGGGTGGTGCCGGATGCGCCGAAGCCGGTACACGTGCGTGCGCCGTTCGCCGAGGTGCTGCATAACGTCGAACTGCTGCGCCTGAACTTCGGCGTGCTGGTGCTGCACGCAACGCAAACCGCGTTGTTCCTCGTCGTGCCGCGCATCCTCGTCGCGGGCGGCTTGCCGGTCGCGTCGCACTGGAAGGTTTATCTGCCGGTCATGGGGCTGTCGTTCGTGATGATGGTGCCGGCGATCATCGCCGCCGAGAAGCGCGGCAAGATGAAAATCGTGCTGCTGTCGGCGATCGGTCTTATCCTGATCGGCCAGTTGTTATTGGGCGTTGCACCGCATACGATTCTGACTGTGGCAGCGATCCTTTTCGTGTACTTTCTCGGCTTCAATATTCTCGAGGCGTCACAGCCTTCGCTGGTGTCGAAACTGGCGCCGGGCACGCGCAAGGGCGCGGCCGCCGGCGTCTACAACACCACGCAGTCGATCGGCCTCGCGCTGGGCGGCGTGGTCGGCGGCTGGCTGCTCAAGGTCGACGGGGCAAGCGCGGTATTCTTTACGTGCTCGGGCCTCGTGTTGTGCTGGCTTATAATCGCCGCCAACATGAAACAGCCGCCGCGTAAGGCGTAA
- a CDS encoding single-stranded DNA-binding protein — protein sequence MASVNKVILVGNLGADPEVRYLPSGDAVANIRLATTDRYKDKASGEMKEATEWHRVSFFGRLAEIVSEYLKKGSSVYLEGRIRTRKWQAQDGTDRYSTEIVAEQMQMLGGRGGSMGGGGDEGGYSRGEPSERSGGGGGGRAMSSGGGSRGGSGGGGGGSSRPSAPAGGGFDEMDDDIPF from the coding sequence ATGGCATCCGTGAACAAGGTCATTCTCGTCGGCAACCTCGGAGCCGATCCGGAAGTCCGTTATCTTCCGAGCGGCGACGCAGTGGCGAACATCCGCCTGGCCACGACGGATCGTTACAAGGACAAGGCGTCCGGCGAGATGAAGGAAGCCACCGAATGGCACCGCGTGTCGTTCTTCGGCCGCCTCGCGGAAATCGTGTCCGAGTATCTGAAGAAAGGCTCGTCGGTTTATCTCGAAGGGCGTATCCGTACGCGCAAGTGGCAGGCGCAGGACGGCACCGATCGTTATTCGACGGAAATCGTCGCGGAACAGATGCAGATGCTGGGCGGCCGCGGTGGTTCGATGGGCGGTGGCGGCGATGAGGGCGGATATAGCCGCGGTGAGCCGTCGGAGCGCAGTGGCGGCGGTGGTGGTGGTCGCGCCATGTCGTCGGGTGGTGGTTCGCGCGGTGGTAGTGGTGGTGGCGGTGGTGGTTCGAGCCGTCCGAGCGCGCCGGCTGGCGGCGGGTTTGATGAGATGGATGACGATATTCCGTTCTGA
- the ltrA gene encoding group II intron reverse transcriptase/maturase: MIAKAKNTPLESVRVLQRKLYQAAKTNPTRKFGALYDKVCQSDVLWSAYQQVKANKGAPGIDRQTFDVIESEIGLSDFLDGIQSRLKAKRYKPLPVRRVYIPKADGSQRPLGIPVIADRVVQAAVKLVIEPMFEASFKDFSYGFRPRKSAQQALREVYKWLNFKCHWVVDADLKAYFDTIPHDKLLLSVRSKVIDRSVVKLIEMWLKAGVMEDMRVRTETTGTPQGGVISPLLANLYLHWLDHTWVKKAFANRPYDAHIVRYADDFVILCNKNPEFYLGEAKKVLDRLGLTLNAQKTRIVDAREEPFDFLGHRFVAQPSKVTGKLKSYYYPSPKAMKSVKKKIREVVRTGQHWNLPQLIKEKVNPILRGWGNYFKTGNSRKHFLSIANYTTWTLCIMLRKKHKKRAKGWRDHPPSWFYDYHGLFKLYGLSVTGEESSRYARPVPL, from the coding sequence GTGATTGCGAAAGCTAAAAACACGCCGTTAGAAAGTGTGCGAGTACTGCAACGAAAGCTATACCAGGCAGCCAAGACGAATCCGACGCGAAAATTCGGTGCGTTATATGACAAAGTGTGCCAAAGCGATGTGCTGTGGTCGGCGTACCAACAGGTGAAAGCCAACAAAGGTGCCCCTGGCATCGACCGACAAACTTTCGACGTAATTGAAAGCGAAATCGGTCTTAGCGATTTTCTGGATGGAATCCAATCACGTCTCAAAGCGAAGCGGTACAAGCCTCTACCGGTTAGACGGGTGTATATCCCTAAGGCCGATGGATCGCAAAGACCGCTGGGCATACCAGTCATTGCCGATCGCGTGGTTCAGGCAGCAGTGAAGCTTGTTATCGAACCTATGTTCGAGGCGAGTTTCAAGGATTTTTCGTATGGCTTTCGCCCTCGGAAGAGTGCGCAACAGGCCCTGCGGGAAGTCTACAAATGGCTGAATTTCAAATGCCATTGGGTTGTGGATGCGGATCTGAAGGCTTATTTCGATACGATTCCACACGACAAACTGCTGCTTTCAGTGCGATCCAAGGTCATAGATCGGTCTGTTGTAAAACTGATCGAAATGTGGCTCAAAGCAGGTGTGATGGAGGATATGCGAGTCCGGACGGAAACGACCGGGACACCACAGGGGGGAGTTATCTCTCCCTTGCTCGCAAACCTCTACTTGCACTGGCTGGATCACACATGGGTGAAGAAGGCGTTTGCTAATCGGCCGTACGATGCTCACATTGTGCGGTACGCCGACGACTTCGTAATTCTGTGCAACAAGAACCCCGAGTTTTATCTGGGGGAGGCCAAGAAAGTGCTGGATCGTCTTGGTCTCACGCTCAATGCGCAGAAAACACGGATAGTAGATGCCCGGGAGGAGCCGTTCGACTTTCTGGGTCACCGATTTGTAGCCCAACCGTCGAAGGTGACGGGCAAGCTCAAGTCGTACTACTACCCCTCGCCCAAGGCGATGAAGTCGGTCAAGAAGAAGATTCGGGAGGTTGTCCGAACAGGGCAGCACTGGAATCTGCCGCAGCTCATCAAGGAGAAGGTCAATCCGATTCTTCGCGGCTGGGGAAACTACTTCAAGACGGGTAACTCAAGGAAGCACTTCTTGAGCATCGCGAACTACACGACGTGGACGCTCTGCATCATGCTTCGGAAGAAGCACAAGAAGCGAGCTAAGGGGTGGAGGGACCACCCGCCATCTTGGTTCTATGATTACCACGGGCTCTTCAAGTTGTATGGCCTGTCGGTGACCGGAGAGGAATCAAGTCGGTATGCACGCCCTGTGCCGTTGTAA
- a CDS encoding AAA family ATPase — MDISLDNVVCLVGRNNAGKSTILRAYELAKGSIPFEPGRDRHLHANNDQPSEVILDVHIPDGIGNIAPEWKVNEDGLRIVRSRWQWAPPSFQSVRTTWNPTGGADNVGDWDPDKNAAGLDNVFTSRLPRPLRIGSLDDSEKTEQMLLTLALTPLIASLEKERQNAESALSQAISNITANINELSVAHEETFNQIAAQVTNGFRSVFPSLGVRLNIASAPFAVKVDDLVKKGSGLRIADGKADTSLAQQGTGARRALFWAMLQVHNELTREKEIRSEFQKKIEKELADEAKKKTKKISDEARAEIDARIATLTALLDAHIAGAPIPESPDDPSLPGYLLLIDEPENALHPMAARAAQRHLYKLAESPDWQVLMTTHSPYFVNPFEDHTTIVRLERVGADDEAPIAPKTYRSDFITFEGDEKQRLQALQHIDPSLAEVFFGSYPVLVEGDTEHAAFIAAIVEKEQELMDRATVIRARGKAILVPLIKVLRHFKIGFGIVHDCDPPFKTNGDKNGMWTENKKIRDAIMEARTAGLQVRHRVSVPDFERFLGGDEESKDKPLNAYRAITEDAKLGEQVQTLLKDLVRGEQHEPFAPDDMKADYMELLRSKILRWAASHGLENTVRFAGNPKA; from the coding sequence GTGGACATTTCGCTCGACAACGTCGTGTGCCTCGTAGGGCGCAACAATGCCGGGAAGTCGACGATCCTTCGCGCATACGAGCTGGCCAAGGGCTCTATCCCCTTTGAGCCGGGGCGGGATCGACATCTGCACGCGAATAACGATCAACCGTCAGAAGTGATCCTCGACGTTCACATTCCAGACGGCATCGGAAACATTGCACCCGAGTGGAAGGTAAACGAAGACGGCTTGCGCATAGTCAGGAGTCGCTGGCAGTGGGCGCCCCCGTCTTTCCAGAGCGTGCGCACGACATGGAATCCAACTGGTGGGGCAGACAATGTCGGAGATTGGGATCCTGACAAAAATGCTGCTGGTCTAGACAACGTTTTTACGTCACGGCTACCTCGGCCGCTTCGCATCGGATCCCTTGACGATTCCGAGAAGACTGAGCAGATGCTGCTAACCCTAGCTCTGACACCGTTGATCGCGAGTCTCGAGAAGGAGCGACAAAATGCCGAGTCCGCTTTGTCTCAAGCGATTTCTAATATCACAGCCAATATCAATGAACTCAGCGTAGCTCACGAAGAGACATTCAACCAGATCGCCGCGCAAGTAACCAATGGATTTAGAAGTGTCTTCCCGTCGCTGGGCGTCCGCCTGAACATCGCTTCAGCTCCGTTTGCGGTGAAGGTCGACGATCTGGTGAAGAAAGGGTCCGGGCTCCGAATCGCTGACGGTAAGGCTGACACGTCGCTTGCGCAGCAAGGAACGGGCGCTCGTCGGGCGCTTTTTTGGGCAATGTTACAAGTACACAACGAATTAACGCGGGAAAAGGAAATTCGAAGCGAGTTCCAGAAGAAGATCGAGAAAGAACTCGCCGACGAAGCAAAGAAAAAGACCAAGAAGATTTCCGATGAGGCTCGCGCTGAGATCGACGCGCGCATTGCGACGCTCACGGCGTTGCTCGACGCCCATATCGCTGGAGCGCCTATACCCGAAAGTCCTGATGACCCGTCATTGCCTGGTTATCTGCTACTAATCGACGAACCGGAAAATGCCTTGCATCCTATGGCGGCCCGGGCTGCGCAACGGCACCTTTACAAGCTGGCCGAAAGTCCGGACTGGCAAGTCTTGATGACTACCCATTCGCCGTACTTCGTTAATCCTTTTGAGGACCATACAACAATCGTACGGCTGGAACGCGTCGGCGCGGATGATGAAGCGCCCATAGCGCCGAAGACATATCGATCTGATTTCATCACGTTTGAAGGCGATGAGAAGCAAAGATTGCAAGCCCTACAGCACATTGACCCTAGTCTTGCGGAAGTGTTTTTTGGTTCCTACCCAGTGCTCGTTGAGGGCGACACCGAGCATGCTGCGTTTATCGCTGCCATCGTGGAAAAAGAACAAGAACTCATGGACCGGGCGACTGTCATCCGGGCTCGCGGAAAGGCGATACTCGTGCCGCTGATCAAGGTATTGCGCCATTTCAAGATCGGCTTCGGCATTGTGCACGACTGCGATCCACCGTTCAAAACCAACGGAGACAAAAACGGCATGTGGACCGAGAACAAGAAAATCCGGGATGCAATTATGGAGGCTAGAACTGCTGGCCTGCAGGTTCGGCATCGGGTAAGCGTGCCCGATTTCGAACGGTTCCTTGGTGGCGACGAAGAGTCCAAGGATAAGCCGTTGAACGCCTATCGAGCGATAACCGAAGACGCAAAATTGGGGGAACAAGTTCAGACACTGTTGAAAGACCTCGTCCGCGGCGAACAACACGAGCCGTTTGCTCCGGATGACATGAAGGCTGACTATATGGAACTGTTGCGTTCGAAAATCCTGCGCTGGGCTGCAAGCCACGGCCTCGAGAATACCGTCCGCTTTGCCGGCAATCCTAAGGCCTGA
- a CDS encoding PAAR domain-containing protein, giving the protein MRRYDIVKGDVTTVGGIVQSGDTRDLLGEREQAYEGDPVLCPVCKTVGRIQCEGPRVSMTGPDARQAALSDDVCMCACTPPPRLLPSQKTSYVDV; this is encoded by the coding sequence GTGAGGCGTTACGACATTGTGAAAGGTGACGTGACAACGGTCGGCGGTATCGTGCAAAGCGGCGACACACGCGATTTGCTCGGTGAACGCGAACAGGCGTATGAGGGCGATCCAGTCCTTTGTCCAGTCTGTAAAACCGTAGGGCGAATCCAGTGCGAGGGCCCGCGCGTTTCAATGACGGGTCCCGATGCCCGGCAGGCAGCGTTGAGTGACGACGTGTGTATGTGCGCGTGTACACCGCCTCCGCGCCTGCTGCCCTCGCAGAAGACCTCATACGTCGACGTATAG
- a CDS encoding T6SS immunity protein Tli4 family protein, with amino-acid sequence MIRFVRSLFLLAGFCACSFAFPVEPTMNNPLLSKARPWCIGRLLFDRPVSSELSNEVYQYRGEKLVTTHDVSQETYDAKVSIREKELRTRQRVNPVNLDEKTGHVWLEKAFSPVSHSRIFIYNDAVAKTATLPFDTEGYLFANRTLVHTTGMIGADALDRVESIYDDTYKRIKMRDNWTVPTEPGFCFDGGIVTGSSNYTEEVSQSFALMPGRPALLVIKLRDAADGDQGQLLSRDLPALRAKLDDMPGSYRILRQGKRKIAGMDAEEVLFALRDGTVTVYRFYLLASGNTATLAQPHTSIELLLGTSARSDLPPDQATSPVDEAGALQAWDTLLSSLRARPGAI; translated from the coding sequence ATGATCCGCTTTGTTCGCTCATTGTTTTTGCTGGCGGGGTTTTGCGCCTGCTCTTTTGCTTTTCCCGTGGAACCGACAATGAATAATCCTTTGCTTTCCAAAGCCCGTCCGTGGTGTATCGGCCGCCTCCTCTTCGATAGGCCTGTCTCGAGTGAGCTTTCGAATGAGGTCTATCAGTATCGTGGCGAAAAACTTGTTACAACTCACGATGTTTCACAAGAGACCTACGATGCCAAGGTCTCAATACGCGAGAAGGAACTTCGTACCCGGCAACGAGTGAATCCAGTCAATCTGGATGAGAAGACCGGACACGTGTGGCTGGAAAAAGCGTTTTCACCGGTGTCGCATTCGCGGATTTTCATATACAACGACGCGGTGGCGAAAACAGCGACCTTGCCGTTCGATACGGAAGGATATCTATTCGCAAATCGAACGCTTGTCCATACGACAGGCATGATCGGCGCGGATGCCCTTGATCGCGTGGAAAGCATTTATGACGACACCTACAAGCGCATCAAGATGCGTGATAACTGGACAGTACCGACGGAACCCGGATTTTGCTTTGACGGTGGAATCGTAACTGGATCGTCGAACTATACGGAAGAAGTCAGCCAGTCGTTCGCTCTGATGCCGGGCCGGCCTGCGCTGCTGGTGATCAAATTGCGCGATGCAGCGGATGGCGATCAGGGTCAGTTGCTTAGTCGTGATTTGCCCGCGTTGCGAGCGAAACTAGACGACATGCCCGGTAGCTACCGCATCCTGCGCCAAGGCAAACGGAAGATTGCCGGCATGGATGCCGAGGAGGTGTTGTTCGCGCTCAGGGACGGGACCGTCACCGTATATCGCTTCTACCTGCTGGCATCTGGAAATACCGCCACCCTCGCGCAACCGCATACGTCGATCGAACTGCTGCTAGGCACATCAGCCCGGAGCGACCTGCCACCGGATCAGGCTACCTCCCCTGTCGATGAGGCGGGGGCGCTACAAGCTTGGGACACGTTGCTAAGCAGCCTACGTGCAAGGCCGGGGGCGATCTGA